Below is a window of Candidatus Kinetoplastibacterium oncopeltii TCC290E DNA.
GAATTCAGGTATTCTATACCACCGATATCATTTGTTTTTCCAGAATTTACTATAGAATCATTTACAGTAATTACATCTGCTGGTCTATCTAGATTTATTAAAGAATCAATATGTTTCCATATAGTACGGTGCTCGTGTCTATAAAAATCTTCAGCGGTTATAACGCCACTTATTTTATCCCAAGTGCTATTATCGATCAATAGACCACCAAGCACGGATTGTTCTGCTTCAATAGAATTTGGTGGTGTTCGCAAATAGTCTAATTTATTATCGTTAATAGTCATATTTTATTGAACAATACAAGCACTATTTTAGTTTACACAACAATTATAACAGCACTTTAGATTATGAGAGCAATCAAGAATTATCAAATTAATTAAACAAAAAGCCAGTTGACACTGGCAGCTTTGTTTTTATAATTCTTCCCTAGTAACTACTATTGAAATTTCTTTTTCTACGTCAGGATGGAGTTTTATTTTTGCTACAAACTCACCAATAGTCTTTATATGATTTTCCGATAAATAAATTTGTGTTTTTTCTATAGAGGTAAATCCAAATTTCTTCAGATTATGCACTATATCTATGTTATTAACAGAACCAAACAATTTACCATCTACACTAGATTTTTGAGAAATTCGCATTACAAATCCATCTAGCTTGTCAGCAAGCTCCTTAGCATCATTCAATTTATTTAATTGGATTTTTTCTAATTCTGACCTTTTGTTTTCGAATTCTTTTATAGCTACTTTAGTAGCTCTTTTGGCTATTTTATTTGGTATTAAAAAGTTTCTAGCGTAACCGTTTTTGACGCGAACTATATCGCCTAAATTTCCTAGAGTAGAAACTTTCTCTAATAAAATTACTTCCATTTTAATTAGCTCGCTTAATTAGTTATGATTATCTGTATAAGGCAATAAAGCTAGAAAACGTGCTCGTTTAATAGCTAAACTTAACTGACGCTGATAAATTGCCCTAGTGCCGGTAAGACGAGATGGGATTATTTTTCCATTTTCTTGTATAAAATCCTTCAACGTATCCGTATCTTTATAATCAATTTCATCAACTTTTGCTGCAGTGAATCTACAAAATTTACGACGTTTAAATAAAGGATTTTGCTGTACAAATTTACGTTTTTCTTTCGTGTGTCCAAAGAATGACATTTCTTACACCTTTTATTTTTATGATAACTACTATCATCCACTAAAACATTTGTTATTAATAAAGCATCTTTCATATGCTTTTACTAAAATGTCAGATGTTGCAGTATATCTTATATATTTTATTATGTATTATAAATTTCTTGTAAATGAAATTTTAACAAGGCAGAACCTCTGTAAGCTGGAGCTATAAAACCTTTGGCGCTAAATTTACAACCTATGGGCATATTAATCAAAATATCAGTTATATACCCTATAGCGACAGAAAGTATTTGAAATCTAACTTCACGCTCAAGACCTGACTCCATGACCTTTGAATAATTCTCTAGTAGCATTTCTAAAACGGGAATCCCAGTTTTAGTATAGCGTAAACCTTTATTTTCTATAAAAGTTACATCAATCTCTAGATTATTCATACTATATGATTAAACTATACATCTTCAGAATTTTCTGATGAGTCCTTAGATACTACTTCTTTCTCAACAGTTTTCATCATTATAGAAGGGCTAGTATGAGGTTTTTTGGTCTTTATAAGCAAGTATCTTAACACAGCATCATTATAACGAAATGAATTTTCTAGATCAGATAGTGTACTATTATCACATTCTATGTTGATACATATGTAATGTGCTTTAACCAATTTTTGTATTGGATAAGCCAGTGTACGGCGTCCCCAATCTTCAGTACGATGTATCAATCCACCTTTCTCAGTAACAAGTGATTGATATCTCTTGAGCATAACTGGAACCTGTTCACTTTGGTCAGGGTGTATAATAAAAACAATTTCATAATCACGCACAATTAACTCCTAATGGATAATTTAGACAGATTCTTTTAAAGATGGAAATCAAACTAAAAAAGCCAGCTAAACAATTAGTCTGGCAGGAAAATAAATAACAGACAGTAGGCTAAATTATATACAATATTTGTGTACTATGCATATATTTTTATTTACCTAATTATTAATCTTTTTTTCTATCACAGCATATGCAGAATGATTATGTATAGATTCAAAATTTTCTGCTTCTACGCGATATTTGCTTATATAAGGAAATATCGTATCTATCCGAAAAGCTAGATCACGCACTAAATCTTCTACAAATTTTGGATTATTATATGCGTACTCTGTAACGTATTTCTCATCAGGTCTTTTTAATATACTCCAAAGTTCGCATGATGCTTCTTTTTCTACTAAAGTTATGAGATCCTCAATGTGAATGCTTAACAATTTATTAGAAGTTATAGATAATGTAATATTAGATCTTTGATTATGAGCACCATATTCAGAAATAGCTTTTGAACATGGACATAAACTTGTGACTGGTACAACAACCACTATTTCAAATTCAGTTTTATTATAAAAAGTGCGTATGTTTATCTGAACATCGTAACTCATCAAACTACTTACGTTAGAGACAGGTGCTTTTTTCTCTAGGAAAAAAGGGAAAGAGGCACTAATATCACCGTTTTCTGAATTTAATAAATTTAACATATTTGTGTTCATTTCAGAGAAGCTAGATAAATCCATCAATCTATTCTTGAATTTTTCTAGTAAAACTAAGAAACGTGACATATGAGTGCCTTTCTTATTAGCAGGTAAAGAAACAGTCATAGTCCAGTTAGCAACAGTATTTTGGATATTATTGTTCTTGTCTAAAACAGTTATAGGAAAGCGTACGTTATGCACACCTACCCTGCTAATAGGAATACATCTAGTATCTACTAAATCCTGTATATCAGGTATTTCTGAAATATTTTCTAAAGTTGATTTGATTGTTTTCATTTCTTGATAAAATTAATATGGTTTTAACTAAGATACAGAATAATATACACTTTATTGAAAAATAAAAATACACATCTAATAAAATATATGTATTACTCAATCGAGCAAATCATAAAAACGAGAACGTATCGAATTCTCAATCCCATATACATCCAAACCTATACTAGACATTAATATATTTGTATCTCCATGAGGAATAAAGTAATCTGGTATCCCAAGTTGTAAAACGGGTATTAATAAATTAAATTTCTGTAATATTTCTAGCACAGCACTACCAGCACCACCCATTATAGAAGAATCTTCAACTGTAACTATAGCCTTATGATTTTTACTTATATTTAATATCATTTCATGATCAATTGGCTTAACAAACCTCATGTCCACTACACTAGTATTTAAACGATCAGCAACATCCAATACCTTTTGTAATAAAGTACCAAAACACAATATAGCAATATTTTTACCTATTTTTCTTATAAATCCTTTACCGATTTCTACTGTATCTAAGCTTATATTTACTTCAACTCCGGTTACATTACCTCTAGGGTATCTTACAGAAGAAGGTCCTTGATATTTATAACAAGTATTTAATAATATCCTTTCTTCATTTTCATCAGAAGGAGTTGCTATTACCATGCCAGGAATACAACGAAGAAATGCTATGTCATAGTTACCAGCATGAGTTGGACCATCAGACCCAACTATTCCTGCACGATCCAATGCAAAAGTAACATCTAAATTCTGAATAGCAACATCATGTATAAATTGATCATATCCTCTTTGTAAAAAAGTTGAATATATAGCAACTACTGGTTTTAAGCCTTCGCATGACATACCAGCAGCAAAAGTAATGGCATGTTGTTCAGATATACCAACATCAAAATATCTTTCAGGAAATAATTCCTCAAACTTAACCAATCCACTACCTTCACTCATCGCTGGAGTTATAGCAATTAATCTATTATCACTACGGGCCATGTCACAGATCCATTCACTGAAAATATTAGTAAATGTTTTAGTAATGTTTTTTTCTGTTAATTTAATACCAGTATTAATATTAAATTTACCAGGACCATGATAAAGAATTGGATCTTTTT
It encodes the following:
- the rplI gene encoding 50S ribosomal protein L9; this encodes MEVILLEKVSTLGNLGDIVRVKNGYARNFLIPNKIAKRATKVAIKEFENKRSELEKIQLNKLNDAKELADKLDGFVMRISQKSSVDGKLFGSVNNIDIVHNLKKFGFTSIEKTQIYLSENHIKTIGEFVAKIKLHPDVEKEISIVVTREEL
- the rpsR gene encoding 30S ribosomal protein S18, with amino-acid sequence MSFFGHTKEKRKFVQQNPLFKRRKFCRFTAAKVDEIDYKDTDTLKDFIQENGKIIPSRLTGTRAIYQRQLSLAIKRARFLALLPYTDNHN
- a CDS encoding primosomal replication protein N, with product MNNLEIDVTFIENKGLRYTKTGIPVLEMLLENYSKVMESGLEREVRFQILSVAIGYITDILINMPIGCKFSAKGFIAPAYRGSALLKFHLQEIYNT
- the rpsF gene encoding 30S ribosomal protein S6; its protein translation is MRDYEIVFIIHPDQSEQVPVMLKRYQSLVTEKGGLIHRTEDWGRRTLAYPIQKLVKAHYICINIECDNSTLSDLENSFRYNDAVLRYLLIKTKKPHTSPSIMMKTVEKEVVSKDSSENSEDV
- the folE2 gene encoding GTP cyclohydrolase FolE2; translated protein: MKSTLENISEIPDIQDLVDTRCIPISRVGVHNVRFPITVLDKNNNIQNTVANWTMTVSLPANKKGTHMSRFLVLLEKFKNRLMDLSSFSEMNTNMLNLLNSENGDISASFPFFLEKKAPVSNVSSLMSYDVQINIRTFYNKTEFEIVVVVPVTSLCPCSKAISEYGAHNQRSNITLSITSNKLLSIHIEDLITLVEKEASCELWSILKRPDEKYVTEYAYNNPKFVEDLVRDLAFRIDTIFPYISKYRVEAENFESIHNHSAYAVIEKKINN
- the dxs gene encoding 1-deoxy-D-xylulose-5-phosphate synthase — translated: MATNLLDSISSPCDLKKLNNIELKNLAKELRQEILELVSKTGGHLSSNLGVVELTLAIHYIFDAPFDRIVWDVGHQSYVHKILTGRRGSMNTLRQYNGISGFPNRLESCYDAFGTAHSSTSISAALGMAVAARAFNIDRNNIAIVGDGAISSGMSFEALNNANNIKDINLTVILNDNHMSISEPVGSLNNYFSQLMNGRFYAKAKNVGKVVLKHIPSVLKLAKSLESHAKDIIKTNIIFEEFGFKYFGPINGHNIDDLIYELNKVRSCPGLKLLHIVTKKGKGYKLAEKDPILYHGPGKFNINTGIKLTEKNITKTFTNIFSEWICDMARSDNRLIAITPAMSEGSGLVKFEELFPERYFDVGISEQHAITFAAGMSCEGLKPVVAIYSTFLQRGYDQFIHDVAIQNLDVTFALDRAGIVGSDGPTHAGNYDIAFLRCIPGMVIATPSDENEERILLNTCYKYQGPSSVRYPRGNVTGVEVNISLDTVEIGKGFIRKIGKNIAILCFGTLLQKVLDVADRLNTSVVDMRFVKPIDHEMILNISKNHKAIVTVEDSSIMGGAGSAVLEILQKFNLLIPVLQLGIPDYFIPHGDTNILMSSIGLDVYGIENSIRSRFYDLLD